The following proteins are co-located in the Gorilla gorilla gorilla isolate KB3781 chromosome 18, NHGRI_mGorGor1-v2.1_pri, whole genome shotgun sequence genome:
- the PGAP6 gene encoding post-GPI attachment to proteins factor 6 yields the protein MGRAGTGTGGEAVAAVVAGPLLLLLLLARPPPASAGYSGKSEVGLVSEHFSQAPQRLSFYSWYGSARLFRFRVPPDAVLLRWLLQVSRESGPACTDAEITVHFRSGAPPVINPLGTSFPDDTAVQPSFQVRVPLSAAPRSNASVNVSHPAPGDWFVAAHLPPSSQKIELKGLAPTCAYVFQPELLVMRVVEISIMEPDVPLPQTLLSHPSYLKVFVPDYTRELLLELRDCVSNGSLGCPVRLTVGPVTLPSNFQKVLTCTGAPWPCRLLLPSPPWDRWLQVTAESLVGPLGTVAFSAVAALTACRPRSVTVQPLLQSSQNQSFNASSGLLSPSPDHQDLGRSGRVDRSPFCLTNYPVMREDMDVVSVHFQPLDRVSVRVCSDTPSVMRLHLNTGMDSGGSVTISLRANKTEMQNETVVVACVNAASPFLGFNTSLNCTTAFFQGYPLSLSAWSRRANLIIPYPETDNWYLSLQLMCPENAEDCEQAVVHVETTLYLVPCLNDCGPYGQCLLLRRHSYLYASCSCKAGWRGWSCTDNSTAQTVAQQRAATLLLTLSNLMFLAPIAVSVRRFFLVEASVYAYTMFFSTFYHACDQPGEAVLCILSYDTLQYCDFLGSGAAIWVTILCMARLKTVLKYVLFLLGTLVIAMSLQLDRRGMWNMLGPCLFAFVIMASMWAYRCGHRRQCYPTSWQRWAFYLLPGVSMASVGIAIYTSMMTSDNYYYTHSIWHILLAGSAALLLPPPDQPAEPWACSQKFPCHYQICKNDREELYAVT from the exons AGGTGGGGCTGGTGTCCGAGCACTTCTCGCAGGCCCCGCAGAGGCTGTCCTTCTACAGCTGGTATGGCAGTGCCAGGCTCTTCCGCTTCCGCGTGCCCCCAGACGCCGTGCTGCTGCGCTGGCTCCTGCAGGTCTCCCGGGAGAGCGGCCCCGCCTGCACTGATGCAGAGATCACCGT GCACTTCCGTTCCGGCGCCCCTCCGGTCATCAACCCGCTGGGCACCAGCTTCCCGGACGACACCGCAGTGCAGCCCTCCTTCCAGGTCAGGGTGCCGCTGAGCGCCGCACCGCGAAGCAATGCCTCCGTCAACGTTTCCCACCCGGCCCCCGGGGACTGGTTCGTGGCCGCCCACCTGCCCCCCTCATCCCAGAAGATCGAGTTGAAG GGCTTGGCTCCCACCTGTGCCTACGTCTTCCAGCCTGAACTGCTGGTCATGCGGGTGGTGGAGATTTCCATCATGGAACCAGATGTGCCCCTTCCACAGACCCTCCTCTCCCATCCCAGCTACCTCAA GGTCTTTGTCCCCGATTACACGCGGGAGCTTCTGCTGGAGCTGCGGGACTGCGTGTCCAATGGGAGCCTGGGCTGCCCCGTGCGTCTCACCGTGGGCCCGGTCACCCTGCCTAGCAACTTCCAGAAGGTGCTCACCTGCACCGGTGCCCCCTGGCCCTGCCGCCTGCTGCTGCCCTCACCGCCCTGGGACCGGTGGCTGCAAGTGACAGCTGAGAGCCTGGTGGGGCCCCTCGGGACAGTGGCTTTCAGTGCTGTAGCTGCCCTCACAG CTTGCAGGCCACGGAGTGTGACCGTCCAGCCCCTTCTGCAGAGCAGCCAAAACCAGAGCTTCAACGCCTCCTCTGGTCTGCTGTCCCCGAGCCCCGACCACCAGGACCTGGGCAGGAGTGGCAGGGTGGACCGCAGCCCCTTCTGCCTCACAAACTACCCAGTCATGCGGGAGGACATGGACGTGGTGTCGGTGCACTTCCAGCCCCTGGACAGGGTCTCGGTGAGGGTGTGTTCGGACACACCCTCCGTGATGCGGTTGCACCTGAACACCGGCATGGACAGTGGGGGTTCCGTCACCATCTCCCTGCGGGCCAACAAG ACAGAGATGCAGAACGAGACCGTCGTAGTGGCCTGCGTGAATGCTGCCTCACCCTTCCTTGGCTTCAACACTTCGCTCAACTGCACCACAG CCTTCTTCCAGGGCTACCCCTTGTCTCTGAGCGCCTGGTCTCGCAGGGCCAACCTCATCATCCCCTACCCAGAGACAGACAACTGGTACCTCTCCCTGCAGCTCATGTGCCCTGAGAATGCTGA GGACTGTGAGCAGGCTGTGGTCCACGTGGAGACCACCTTGTACCTGGTGCCCTGTCTGAACGACTGTGGACCCTACGGCCAGTGCCTCCTGCTCCGCagacacagctacctgtatgccAGCTGCAGCTGCAAGGCAG GCTGGCGTGGGTGGAGCTGCACGGACAACAGCACAGCCCAGACGGTGGCCCAGCAGAGGGCGGCCACACTGCTGCTCACGCTCAGCAACCTCATGTTCCTGGCCCCCATCGCCGTCTCAGTGCGGCGATTCTTCCTGGTGGAGGCCTCCGTCTACGCCTACACCATGTTCTTCTCCACG TTCTACCACGCCTGCGACCAGCCCGGGGAGGCGGTGCTGTGCATCCTCAGCTACGACACGCTGCAGTACTGCGACTTCTTGGGCTCCGGGGCGGCCATCTGGGTCACCATCCTGTGCATGGCGCGGCTCAAGACAGTCCTGAAATAC GTGCTGTTTCTTCTGGGTACACTGGTCATCGCCATGTCCTTGCAGCTGGACCGCAGGGGCATGTGGAACATGCTGGGGCCCTGCCTCTTTGCCTTCGTGATCATGGCCTCCATGTGG GCTTACCGCTGCGGGCACCGGCGCCAGTGCTACCCCACCTCGTGGCAGCGCTGGGCCTTCTACCTCCTGCCCGGCGTCTCCATGGCCTCTGTGGGCATCGCCATCTACACCTCCATGATGACTAGCGACAACTACTACTACACCCACAGCATCTGGCACATCCTGCTGGCCGGGAGCGCAGCCTTGCTGCTGCCGCCACCTGACCAGCCCGCCGAGCCCTGGGCCTGCTCGCAGAAATTCCCCTGCCACTATCAGATCTGCAAGAACGATCGGGAGGAACTGTACGCAGTGACGTGA
- the MRPL28 gene encoding large ribosomal subunit protein bL28m isoform X2, translated as MPLHKYPVWLWKRLQLREGICSRLPGHYLRSLEEERTPTPVHYRPHGAKFKINPKNGQRERVEDVPIPIYFPPESQRGLWGGEGWILGQIYANNDKLSKRLKKVWKPQLFERELYSEILDKKFTVTVTMRTLDLIDEAYGLDFYILKTPKEDLCSKFGMDLKRGMLLRLARQDPQLHPEDPERRAAIYDKYKEFAIPEEEAEWVGLTLEEAIEKQRLLEEKDPVPLFKIYVAELIQQLQEQALSEPAVVQKRASGQ; from the exons ATGCCTCTACACAAGTATCCCGTGTGGCTCTGGAAGCGGCTGCAGCTGCGGGAGGGCATCTGTTCCCGCCTGCCCGGCCACTACCTGCGCTCCCTGGAGGAGGAGCGGACGCCCACTCCCGTGCACTATAGGCCTCATGGGGCCAAGTTCAAGATCAACCCCAAGAACGGGCAGCGGGAGCGTGTGGAGGACGTGCCCATTCCCATCTACTTTCCCCCCGAATCCCAGCGGGGGCTGTGGGGCGGCGAGGGCTGGATCCTGGGCCAAATATACGCCAACAACGACAAG CTCTCCAAGAGGCTGAAGAAAGTGTGGAAGCCACAGCTGTTTGAGCGAGAGCTCTACAGTGAGATCCTGGACAAGAAGTTCACGGTGACTGTGACCATGCGGACCCTGGACCTCATTGATGAGGCTTACGGGCTCGACTTTTACATCCTCAAG ACCCCGAAGGAGGACCTGTGCTCCAAGTTTGGAATGGACCTGAAGCGAGGGATGCTGCTGCGGCTTGCCCGGCAGGACCCCCAGCTGCACCCCGAGGACCCCGAGCGGCGGGCAGCCATCTACGACAAGTACAAG GAATTTGCCATcccagaggaggaggcagagtgGGTGGGCCTGACGCTGGAGGAGGCCATTGAGAAGCAGAGACTTTTGGAGGAGAAG GACCCTGTACCCCTGTTCAAGATCTATGTGGCGGAGCTGATCCAGCAGCTGCAGGAGCAGGCACTGTCAGAGCCGGCGGTGGTGCAGAAGAGAGCCAGTGGCCAGTGA
- the MRPL28 gene encoding large ribosomal subunit protein bL28m isoform X1, which translates to MAFTANQRWEEVQARQIGFRFRWALNPERLAMPLHKYPVWLWKRLQLREGICSRLPGHYLRSLEEERTPTPVHYRPHGAKFKINPKNGQRERVEDVPIPIYFPPESQRGLWGGEGWILGQIYANNDKLSKRLKKVWKPQLFERELYSEILDKKFTVTVTMRTLDLIDEAYGLDFYILKTPKEDLCSKFGMDLKRGMLLRLARQDPQLHPEDPERRAAIYDKYKEFAIPEEEAEWVGLTLEEAIEKQRLLEEKDPVPLFKIYVAELIQQLQEQALSEPAVVQKRASGQ; encoded by the exons ATGGCTTTTACAGCCAATCAGCGGTGGGAGGAGGTCCAGGCGCGGCAGATCGGCTTCCGGTTCCGGTGGGCTCTGAACCCTGAAAG GCTCGCGATGCCTCTACACAAGTATCCCGTGTGGCTCTGGAAGCGGCTGCAGCTGCGGGAGGGCATCTGTTCCCGCCTGCCCGGCCACTACCTGCGCTCCCTGGAGGAGGAGCGGACGCCCACTCCCGTGCACTATAGGCCTCATGGGGCCAAGTTCAAGATCAACCCCAAGAACGGGCAGCGGGAGCGTGTGGAGGACGTGCCCATTCCCATCTACTTTCCCCCCGAATCCCAGCGGGGGCTGTGGGGCGGCGAGGGCTGGATCCTGGGCCAAATATACGCCAACAACGACAAG CTCTCCAAGAGGCTGAAGAAAGTGTGGAAGCCACAGCTGTTTGAGCGAGAGCTCTACAGTGAGATCCTGGACAAGAAGTTCACGGTGACTGTGACCATGCGGACCCTGGACCTCATTGATGAGGCTTACGGGCTCGACTTTTACATCCTCAAG ACCCCGAAGGAGGACCTGTGCTCCAAGTTTGGAATGGACCTGAAGCGAGGGATGCTGCTGCGGCTTGCCCGGCAGGACCCCCAGCTGCACCCCGAGGACCCCGAGCGGCGGGCAGCCATCTACGACAAGTACAAG GAATTTGCCATcccagaggaggaggcagagtgGGTGGGCCTGACGCTGGAGGAGGCCATTGAGAAGCAGAGACTTTTGGAGGAGAAG GACCCTGTACCCCTGTTCAAGATCTATGTGGCGGAGCTGATCCAGCAGCTGCAGGAGCAGGCACTGTCAGAGCCGGCGGTGGTGCAGAAGAGAGCCAGTGGCCAGTGA